The DNA window ATGATGAAAACACCATCAAAAACAACCTAAACAAAATCAgataataacacaataataaaatgtgtctgCTAAAAGTTCATAGTTAAATTTGTTGAAGTAATAACATCTTAAAATATACGGGGCAATAGTAAGTAATAGATATCTGATGTTTACttactgaataaaataaaagattagcATAATTGTGCATggtatttaaaaatgtgagaaTAACAGACAGAGTTAAACATGCAAGTCTGTAAAACAGCATCCTTGCTTATAATGTTTccatattgtttgtttttcttttaccgTTTGGAGGGAGAAGATTTAGAGACAGAATTGGAGAAAGCAGCTCACTTCATGAAGTTTGCTGCGGCTGCCTATGGTTGGCCATTGTACATTTACTCCCATCTACTTACCGGACTGTGCAAACTCAGTGGAGACTGGTAAGAGCCTCTCACAGCCAGTGGGACCCGTCAGACGAGTCAGAAGATCAGCCTGTTTAGGTTAGGACTCTGAATAAAAGCAGACTGGTCTGAAAAGCAAACAGTGAACTTTTGTTTTGTCCTgcagaaggttttttttttttctttgtgtgaagTAAAAATGTGCTGAAttcaaattgaaattgaaatcaGCAGAACAAGGAAACCTCGAGCATCAGCAGAGATTGTTTTAGACTGACATTTTTTATCTTCTTGTTTCACATCTTGATGATCATCTGCACTGGTCCTCATCGAGTTCTGTCTTTGATCAGTGTCActaaggggcggcagtggctcagtggtagagcacgcggtagagtgggtcgtccaatgtttcaaagatcagcagttcgattcccactcccgcccaaaaacaaaacccggaggtgagctgacagtgggaggtgtcagctcacctccagagcactgccgaggcacccatgagcaaggcgccgtcccctttacaaagttgctcatttggggcgcaccaataaaggactcgccactctacctcctctgcatgtgtataggccccctgtgtgtgtttgttgttcagggcctgtacacacatatactgtatatgcacgaTTTGATTTAAAccaactagagtgtgctactaatttccctgcagggattatAATcggtatataatttttttttttttttaaaaagccagagataaatgtcacatttcctttgtgttaataaagttttctCTTAAAACAATTTGTACCCATCAGCTGTAGGAGCCGTACAGCCGACTATGACATCATTGGCGGAGACCATCTGGGCTGCCATTTTGCTTCCATTCTGCAAACCACTGGTTTGCAGTACAGAGACTTCATCTTTGTCAGTTTTCACAACCAGGTAAGAAGGATACCAGGTTGCAGCGTTGGAGAACATCTTTACGTGTTCGATTGTTTCCCTCAGGCTTATTCTAGAAGTCAGCCTCTGTTAGATGATAACATCTGTCCATCTTCAGTCATTGCAGGTTGtaagaaagtgtgtttgttgtaGATCTATGAGGTCCCCTTCTACGTGGCGCTGGACCATAAGAGAGAGGCCATCCTGGTGGCTGTCAGAGGAACACTGTCGCTGAGGGTGGGTTGGGACTCTGTTCTTCATGTGTTGAGTTATTTTGAAAGACATAACTACTGAGTTTTAtctcagttttttatttatttattttaatctattGTATTCTGTGCATGTATACAATAATGAGAGTTATGGTTTCACTTCCATTGTGttgaacatttgttttcatttgcacaattgttacaaaaatacattataGATTAGTCTAAAATAGacttaaaatagttttttcttGTGATCAGCTGTTGTGCATTTGTAACGCTTGCTGTATTTCCAGAGTCAGAATCACTTCCCTTTTTATGTACATGACCTAGACAGACGTGTGTTGAAATAAAGTGATAGATAGGTCACCGACGGGTTAAATCGGTCTGCATGAGCCACTCTTGTCATGATTGGATTTGTATACTCACAAGCATGGATAAAAAAATTCATTGTCGTGGTGAAAACATTCTTATGTTCGTTTACGGTCGGAAAGATTGTTTGATGCTGATTCTGATCTCAGGGATTCCTCCAAGACCTCTGACAGTCTCAACCTGAGAATTAGTAACCTCATATGGTGTTTGTTCTGTAGGACGTCCTGACAGACCTGTCTGCTGAATGTGAGAACCTGCCCATAGAGGGAGTGACTGGAGCCAGCTATGCTCACAAGGTCCACTTAGAAACAGTTCCATCCACTGGTGTGTGAGGGAGTGTGTTTTCCAGTAGGTTGAGGCTTATTCCTGCATCTCTCACTGCAGGGCATTTGTCAGGCAGCAACTTATGTCTATAAGAAGCTGGTGAACGACGGCATCCTGAACCAAGCTTTCTCCGTCGCCCCGGTAAGAAGCAATACCTGGTTGCAGAACCTATGTTTAAGAAATGCAGCATTTTAtttacctttgtttttttttagaattctAGCCAGCAGAAGTTTGCACCATGAATAATCTACACTTGTTGAATGCGTGTTTCTGTAGGAGTACAAACTGGTCATCACTGGTCACAGTCTTGGAGCTGGCACTGCCTCAGTGCTGGCTGTCCTTCTGCGGAACTCCTTCCCTACCCTGCAGTGCTACGCATTCTCTCCACCAGGAGGACTCCTGAGGTGAGGAAGACAGTCCTGTTTGGCCAGGTTGTATAAGTCAGTGGGCCCCAACCATTTTTGTTCCACGGACCGGTTTGACGTCaggcaatattttcacggactggcCTTTATGGTGTGGCAAATACAAGATAAAATGATATGACTACAgccataaaaacttttttttttctaaatctgaTAATAATAAACATCAGTCCAATGTGTATCGACTTTATCAGCAGCGTCTTCGTAACGTCGcaccaacatttgttttttgttcattttgctaCTTGGGAGGTTCAGTCTAGCGGTAATATATTGTGTGCAGCCCGGTACCAATTCACCCACGGACCAGCAGTGGTCCTTGACCCAGGGCTTGGAGACTACTGATAAAAGTTATTATATACAATACTGTTAATGAGGAACATATATTTTATGGAATGGATTCAAAGGGACACTTGGATGATGGAGACCTTTGGGCTGTGTAATAAAGATGTCATTAACAACATGTAAATTACTTGTAATGAAAACTATTATTATatttgaaaatcattttaaaatatataatagcAGACCCTTATTTCTCAATTCTAACTAATATGGGTAGAACTGTCTCCTCACAAGAATGGGGGATCGGGTTTTGCATGGAGAGTCGGGATCTGCTCTTTTACTTCGCCACTGTCACAAAAATGATTGCTCCTGGTGGGCTTTCTAAGTTACTGTCTTATATGATCTTTGGTAACCCTAAATTGCCAGTTAAATATGAACGTGAGCGTCAATGTTGTTTACACTCACATACATATTTAGTTCATGTTTGCTGTTCAATGACCAGTCTGTAATACACCCTGCCTTTCACCTTTAGTCTGTTGGGATTTGCTCCGGCCCTCTACAACACTGTTAAATATTGGGACTTGCCATCAGCATTTTTGACAACTGGACACAGATTCCATTGAACCTTATTATTCTCTTCTGTACAGTAAAGCTTTAGCGGATTACTCCAAAGACTTTGTGATCTCAGTCGTGCTGGGAAAGGATCTGGTTCCCAGGTAAAACCAAttcttgtggttttttttcctttgactgCATATTCTCAGTAGGCAGTTTTCAATTATTGAACAATGTGGCTATATAAACTATTAATTAACTCGTTCCTGTTCTTATGTGCAcacagaaggaggaaaaaaatacactttaaaaataatctgCTGTCATTATTCTTGTGCAGATTGAGCATTCCCAATATGGAGGATCTGAAGAGAAGGATACTTAAGATAGTGTCCAACTGCAATAAACCCAAGGTAAAAACAGCCAAAGCCCTGACATTAGCCTAGTTTTatacctcttcttcttttcctttcagcttttctcttTAGGGATCTAGTTTTACACCTCAGTGGTGATAATTTTTATTCCAGACAGTGATCTGAGCTATTTTTGCATATGTTCTCCAGTACACCATCCTGATGCAAGGATGTTGGTACGAGCTGTTTGGAGGAGACCCAGACGACTTTCCTACTGAGATGGAAGAGAGGAGGGAACAGCAGCTCAACAGGCCTCTGTTGGGGGAGGAGTCACTGATCATTCACCACTCGTCATCCTATCAGAGCCTGGCGTCGGATGACTCACCCgtccacacacctgcacacgTGCCTCTCTTCCTGCCGGGACGAATCCTGCACATCATTGAAGATGGACCGTCACGAAGGTCTGTTGGATGTTCACTTCTGAAGCGTAAAAAGCACTAGTAGTGTTTACAAGCAGGACAACCTGAAGTAGCTTTACATTTGACAAATTATCTATGAGAAGTTTTCCCTTAGTCTCTGTTGTTCAAAATACCGGAAAATAACATGTTAAAAACTTATCTTTGGGATTTCtggatttatattttgtgtttttgtgggttGAGTTACAGACGAGAGCCGATATGTTTGGACTGGGCTAAcactgtccacacgacaacgcagatatccggaacgaaaacgcaactttttgaaaacgcttgCCAAGGtcgaattttttgaaaacgctgggtctccgttgtcgtgtggatccacaactttttctatccgggggcgTGTCCCATTGACCAAAACTGCtttgacgtcatgcatgtgacccgtgtctacatgtccaaacggagctaaaaccggctattttctgacgtataacagctcaccgtcgaagatgcgttgataaaaaTCCTTTACACTTAAATATTCGTTCGtctatttatgtgtcataaagtttatatatgtatttatttactcatttattcaCGTTCCTCGCTAAAGACGCCGGCGcgagttctgggtcagaccgggatgcacagtctgctggtggagaactctTTGATGGAGGTCCTCCTACAGGAAGACCAGCGTGAATTTCGACACTTCCTGGTCCGTTTGGACAGAGATCTTTTagaaaatgctgtcgtgtggacgcgaatcgttttcgatgcagtgtgaaaaaagttgtgttttcgaaaagttccggcatcatgTAGACGGGGCCTTAAACTGGGTGGGTAGAGCAATACGAATAACTGCCAGTTTGAATCAACACCTTTCAATGACAGTTTAACACTAAACATCTCCATATGCTTTTCTGAAATTACCATCATAAATATTGTCATTACTGAAATGTATTGTACCTCCTGAGAACCACATGGG is part of the Antennarius striatus isolate MH-2024 chromosome 21, ASM4005453v1, whole genome shotgun sequence genome and encodes:
- the daglb gene encoding diacylglycerol lipase-beta yields the protein MPGIVVFGRRWGIASDDLVFPGAFELFIRIIWWIGTMILYTYHKGHFDCNGTGVLHIYLIGLLVVLALIILSLCAIVYVSAQGTITNSGPRRAIPALVYLRALLYIPELVWACLGSFWVSDDSRGCDPATVGAVIAAVVASWIILLFTAVGVLFVFDPLGNPRPQPPTMEPLGVRDTERGEGRQFFSTARSLAVKVWESRLRFLCCCMPQDESYRAAFSSIAQLFTGFFSDTDLVPSDIAAGLALLHQEHDKMELSRDPDVIVDHSPSSPIGEDLETELEKAAHFMKFAAAAYGWPLYIYSHLLTGLCKLSGDCCRSRTADYDIIGGDHLGCHFASILQTTGLQYRDFIFVSFHNQIYEVPFYVALDHKREAILVAVRGTLSLRDVLTDLSAECENLPIEGVTGASYAHKGICQAATYVYKKLVNDGILNQAFSVAPEYKLVITGHSLGAGTASVLAVLLRNSFPTLQCYAFSPPGGLLSKALADYSKDFVISVVLGKDLVPRLSIPNMEDLKRRILKIVSNCNKPKYTILMQGCWYELFGGDPDDFPTEMEERREQQLNRPLLGEESLIIHHSSSYQSLASDDSPVHTPAHVPLFLPGRILHIIEDGPSRRSCFSQVQYRADWSNEMAFRSILISPRMLADHMPDILLKALNTLTSDRPYVLCPSSANSQHDPVRSAP